One Callithrix jacchus isolate 240 chromosome Y, calJac240_pri, whole genome shotgun sequence genomic region harbors:
- the LOC118150952 gene encoding testis-specific Y-encoded protein 3-like isoform X2 has translation MAEVEAAAEEEADVERERQDKGAQPGPGPLTPESALDELRAVQVELEPVNARARRAFSQQREKLERRRKPHLDRRGAIIRGIPGFWANVIANHPQMSALITDQDVRMLSYMINLEVKETKQPIHVCKIMLFFRSNPYFQNNVVTKEYLVNLTVQWHQRYERVAYRRRHQNSSLNFFNWFSDHNFAGSNRIAEILSKDLWRNPLQYYTRTRPPEEGTEISGDSHFSG, from the exons ATGGCGGAAGTGGAAGCGGCGGCCGAGGAGGAAGCCGATGTCGAGCGGGAGCGGCAGGACAAAGGGGCACAGCCGGGGCCTGGGCCCCTGACGCCAGAGTCCGCACTGGACGAGCTCCGGGCTGTTCAGGTGGAGCTGGAGCCTGTTAACGCCCGAGCCAGGAGGGCCTTTTCTCAGCAGAGGGAAAAGCTGGAGCGCAGGCGCAAGCCCCACCTGGATCGCAGAGGCGCCATCATCCGGGGCATCCCCGGCTTCTGGGCCAATGTC ATTGCAAACCACCCCCAGATGTCAGCCCTGATCACTGACCAAGATGTACGCATGCTTAGCTACATGATCAACTTGGAG GTGAAAGAAACAAAGCAACCTATTCACGTCTGCAAGATCATGTTGTTCTTTCGGAGCAACCCCTACTTCCAGAATAACGTGGTTACCAAGGAGTATCTCGTGAACCTCACAG TTCAGTGGCATCAGCGTTATGAACGTGTGGCCTACCGCCGCAGACACCAGAACAGCAGCCTTAACTTCTTCAACTGGTTTTCTGACCACAACTTCGCAGGATCTAACAGGATCGCTGAG ATCCTAAGTAAGGACCTGTGGCGCAATCCCCTGCAATACTACACGAGGACCAGGCCACCCGAAGAGGGAACAGAGATTTCAG GGGACTCCCATTTTTCGGGTTGA
- the LOC118150952 gene encoding testis-specific Y-encoded protein 3-like isoform X1, with translation MAEVEAAAEEEADVERERQDKGAQPGPGPLTPESALDELRAVQVELEPVNARARRAFSQQREKLERRRKPHLDRRGAIIRGIPGFWANVIANHPQMSALITDQDVRMLSYMINLEVKETKQPIHVCKIMLFFRSNPYFQNNVVTKEYLVNLTEYRPSHSTPVQWHQRYERVAYRRRHQNSSLNFFNWFSDHNFAGSNRIAEILSKDLWRNPLQYYTRTRPPEEGTEISGDSHFSG, from the exons ATGGCGGAAGTGGAAGCGGCGGCCGAGGAGGAAGCCGATGTCGAGCGGGAGCGGCAGGACAAAGGGGCACAGCCGGGGCCTGGGCCCCTGACGCCAGAGTCCGCACTGGACGAGCTCCGGGCTGTTCAGGTGGAGCTGGAGCCTGTTAACGCCCGAGCCAGGAGGGCCTTTTCTCAGCAGAGGGAAAAGCTGGAGCGCAGGCGCAAGCCCCACCTGGATCGCAGAGGCGCCATCATCCGGGGCATCCCCGGCTTCTGGGCCAATGTC ATTGCAAACCACCCCCAGATGTCAGCCCTGATCACTGACCAAGATGTACGCATGCTTAGCTACATGATCAACTTGGAG GTGAAAGAAACAAAGCAACCTATTCACGTCTGCAAGATCATGTTGTTCTTTCGGAGCAACCCCTACTTCCAGAATAACGTGGTTACCAAGGAGTATCTCGTGAACCTCACAG AATACAGGCCTTCTCATTCCACTCCAGTTCAGTGGCATCAGCGTTATGAACGTGTGGCCTACCGCCGCAGACACCAGAACAGCAGCCTTAACTTCTTCAACTGGTTTTCTGACCACAACTTCGCAGGATCTAACAGGATCGCTGAG ATCCTAAGTAAGGACCTGTGGCGCAATCCCCTGCAATACTACACGAGGACCAGGCCACCCGAAGAGGGAACAGAGATTTCAG GGGACTCCCATTTTTCGGGTTGA
- the LOC118150921 gene encoding RNA-binding motif protein, Y chromosome, family 1 member B-like — protein sequence MEAGCLGKLFVGGLSREATEETLKAVFERHGPVSEVLLMKDRRMKCRGFGFITFENPADAELAASEWNGKFVDGKTIKVEQAKERFFQSGGRQGTLRFSRKRRPTGEQRSASGSRGQTRRRHPSRGERLDGGESTRDLNVSSFRGTFPVESRPSSASGGPHPKRSAPFTVARSNSGMGGRGSPSRGRGNYRGPSHGMSVSSWRRDRMSPKHGGYATKNRSNPSFRDTKEYASIRRHRAYRDHARSRQDKGPTRGYSGHDGYGRHGGRDHFERPGSSPNGASYQTYSPPSRGREFYGGGPSRGMSVSSWRRDRVSGKDDGYATKTRNNPSFRDTMEYASMSRHNAYRDHAPSRQDKGSTRGYSDHDGHGRHGGRDHFERRSSSSNRASYQIHRTSRGAAPAQGPRKTYGGSSFPDDNNARDRYGRSREKYSRSHGDFSSTDAEHCGRKEPTCPPSVERMNRASPEAHGSSRDGTPKGEDGGRRSEKGD from the exons atggaagcaggttgccttggcaagcTGTTCGTTGGTGGGCTCAGTAGAGAAGCCACTGAAGAGACGCTAAAAGCAGTATTTGAGAGACATGGTCCCGTTTCTGAAG ttcTCTTGATGAAAGATAGAAGAATGAAGTGCAGAGGCTTCGGGTTCATTACTTTTGAGAACCCTGCAGATGCTGAACTTGCTGCCAGCGAGTGGAATGGAAAG TTTGTGGatggaaaaacaataaaagtagAACAAGCCAAGGAACGGTTTTTTCAAAGTGGTGGCAGGCAGGGAACACTGCGTTTTTCAAGAAAGAGGAGACCCACAGGAGAGCAGAGATCTGCAAGTGGAAGTAGAGGACAGACGAGACGTCGGCATCCCTCACGTGGAGAACGCTTGG ATGGTGGTGAATCCACTCGTGATCTCAACGTGAGTTCTTTCAGGGGAACTTTTCCAGTCGAGAGCCGTCCATCTTCAGCGAGCGGAGGTCCTCATCCTAAAAGATCTGCTCCTTTTACTGTGGCTAGAAGCAATAGTGGGATGGGAGGTCGAG GTTCCCCATCACGTGGAAGAGGGAATTACCGAGGTCCTTCACACGGAATGTCAGTCTCTTCCTGGAGACGTGACCGTATGTCACCAAAACATGGTGGTTATGCAACTAAGAATag AAGTAATCCAAGTTTCCGAGACACCAAGGAATATGCTTCGATTCGCAGACACCGTGCATACCGTGATCACGCTCGTTCTAGACAGGATAAAGGTCCCACCAGAGGATATAG tggtCATGATGGCTACGGAAGGCATGGTGGTAGAGATCATTTTGAACGTCCTGGTAGCAGTCCTAACGGAGCGTCATATCAGACATATA GTCCCCCATCACGTGGAAGAGAGTTTTACGGAGGAGGCCCTTCACGCGGAATGTCAGTCTCTTCCTGGAGACGTGACCGTGTGTCAGGAAAAGATGATGGTTATGCAACTAAGACTag AAATAATCCAAGTTTCcgagacaccatggaatatgctTCGATGAGTAGACACAATGCATACCGTGATCACGCTCCTTCTAGACAGGATAAAGGTTCCACTAGAGGATACAG TGATCATGATGGCCACGGAAGGCATGGTGGTAGAGATCATTTTGAACGTCGTAGTAGCAGTTCTAACAGAGCGTCATATCAGATACATA GGACGTCTCGTGGTGCAGCACCTGCACAGGGGCCTCGGAAGACTTATGGTGGAAGCAGTTTCCCTGATGATAACAATGCGCGAGATAGGTATGGCAGAAGTCGGGAGAAGTACTCAAGGAGCCATGGTGATTTCTCTTCCACTGATGCTGAGCATTGTGGCAGAAAAGAACCAACGTGTCCACCGTCTGTGGAGAgaatgaaccgtgcttctcctgAAGCACATGGGAGCTCAAGAGATGGGACACCTAAGGGAGAGGATGGGGGAAGGCGATCTGAAAAAGGAGACTGA